Proteins encoded in a region of the Homo sapiens chromosome 20, GRCh38.p14 Primary Assembly genome:
- the AVP gene encoding vasopressin-neurophysin 2-copeptin preproprotein — protein MPDTMLPACFLGLLAFSSACYFQNCPRGGKRAMSDLELRQCLPCGPGGKGRCFGPSICCADELGCFVGTAEALRCQEENYLPSPCQSGQKACGSGGRCAAFGVCCNDESCVTEPECREGFHRRARASDRSNATQLDGPAGALLLRLVQLAGAPEPFEPAQPDAY, from the exons ATGCCTGACACCATGCTGCCCGCCTGCTTCCTCGGCCTACTGGCCTTCTCCTCCGCGTGCTACTTCCAGAACTGCCCGAGGGGCGGCAAGAGGGCCATGTCCGACCTGGAGCTGAGACAG TGCCTCCCCTGCGGCCCCGGGGGCAAAGGCCGCTGCTTCGGGCCCAGCATCTGCTGCGCGGACGAGCTGGGCTGCTTCGTGGGCACGGCTGAGGCGCTGCGCTGCCAGGAGGAGAACTACCTGCCGTCGCCCTGCCAGTCCGGCCAGAAGGCGTGCGGGAGCGGGGGCCGCTGCGCCGCCTTCGGCGTTTGCTGCAACGACG AGAGCTGCGTGACCGAGCCCGAGTGCCGCGAGGGCTTTCACCGCCGCGCCCGCGCCAGCGACCGGAGCAACGCCACGCAGCTGGACGGGCCGGCCGGGGCCTTGCTGCTGCGGCTGGTGCAGCTGGCCGGGGCGCCCGAGCCCTTCGAGCCCGCCCAGCCCGACGCCTACTGA